One Kaistella polysaccharea DNA segment encodes these proteins:
- a CDS encoding FAD-binding domain-containing protein yields MEFPTDFKLIKNRITVIDPIKYGSTRNFGDGAVTKLSPYISRGVISTREVFNHLKTLDLNWLQVERLVQELAWRDFFQNVWKEKGDQIFSNLKQRQENVENHEIPTAILKGKTGIQILDDAVKTLYETSYLHNHLRMYLATVCCNIAHCHWSEPAKWLYSNLLDGDLASNHLSWQWIAGSFSTKKYFANQDNLNKYFGGTQKNTFLDVDYSDFESLKTPDILRETENFSLQTDLTGFEIPKLVDEKTLIYTYYNLDPTWHQSEDFQRVFLLEPSLFEKYPVTKKVLNFAVELSKNIRGLKIYVGEFSVLNQIISTKNITFKEHPTNSHFEGIIEKRSVLSNLDGDFKSFFSYWKKIKKDLQQEFEMR; encoded by the coding sequence ACAGAATCACTGTCATCGATCCGATAAAATATGGTTCAACCAGAAATTTTGGAGATGGAGCCGTAACTAAATTAAGTCCTTATATTTCTAGAGGCGTGATTTCTACGCGAGAAGTTTTCAATCATTTGAAAACTTTAGATTTGAACTGGCTTCAAGTAGAACGCTTGGTTCAGGAGTTAGCCTGGCGCGACTTTTTTCAAAATGTCTGGAAAGAAAAAGGCGATCAAATATTTTCTAATCTCAAACAACGCCAAGAAAATGTTGAAAATCATGAAATTCCCACCGCAATTTTAAAGGGCAAAACTGGAATTCAGATCTTAGATGATGCGGTGAAAACACTGTACGAAACAAGTTATCTTCATAATCATCTGCGAATGTATCTGGCTACAGTTTGTTGTAATATTGCGCATTGTCATTGGTCCGAACCCGCGAAATGGCTTTACAGTAATTTGTTGGACGGTGATTTGGCGAGCAACCATCTCAGCTGGCAATGGATCGCCGGAAGTTTCTCCACTAAAAAATATTTTGCCAATCAGGACAACCTGAATAAATATTTTGGCGGAACTCAAAAGAACACTTTTTTAGATGTCGATTATTCTGACTTTGAAAGTTTGAAAACTCCAGATATTTTAAGAGAAACAGAGAACTTTTCGCTCCAAACAGATCTCACAGGTTTTGAAATTCCAAAGTTGGTTGACGAAAAAACATTAATTTATACCTACTATAATTTAGATCCGACTTGGCACCAAAGTGAAGATTTCCAAAGAGTATTTTTACTGGAACCTTCTTTATTTGAAAAATATCCTGTCACCAAAAAAGTGCTCAATTTCGCTGTAGAATTGTCTAAAAATATTCGCGGTTTAAAAATTTACGTTGGAGAATTTTCAGTGTTAAATCAAATAATTTCAACAAAAAATATAACGTTTAAAGAACATCCAACCAATTCTCATTTTGAGGGAATTATAGAAAAGCGTTCCGTACTTTCAAACCTGGACGGAGATTTTAAGTCTTTTTTTAGCTATTGGAAGAAGATTAAAAAAGATTTGCAACAAGAATTTGAAATGCGATAA